The Streptomyces sp. NBC_00454 DNA segment CATCGGGGGCGCAGGCAGCCGAATCCCGATAAGCCAGGTCCCGATAAGCCAGGTCCCGATAAGCCCAGTCCCGGTCAGGAGCATCGTGTATTCGCATCGCACCGGCGTCCTCGCGGCGGCGGCCCTCTGGGCGGCCGCCGCCACCCTCGTCGCGGGCTGCGGAGGCGACTCGTCACGGACCTCGGCCGCGGCCTCGCCCCCGGCCGCCGGCTGCCCGGCCGCACTCGTACGGGCCAAGGAGGCCGTCGGGCGGGCCGAGCGCACGGGCCTCTCCTGGGACGGCCCCACGACCGGCCCCCGGGCGGTGCCCGACAAGACCATCGTCTATGTCGCCCAGACCATGACCAACCCCGGTGTCGCCGGAGTCGCCAAGGGCGTACGGGAAGCCGCGGCGGCCATCGGCTGGCAGATCCGGGTGATCGACGGGGACGGCACCCCCGCGGGCATCCAGGCCGCGTTCAGCCAGGCGGTCACCCTCAAGCCCTCCGGCATCGTCATCGGCGGCTTCGACCCCCTGCTCACCGCGCAGCAGACCGCGCGGGCAGCGGCCGCGGGCATTGCGCTCATCGGCTGGCATGCGGTCGACTCCCCCGGACCGAGTACGAACCCCCGGCTGTTCACCAACATCACCACGAAGGTGGAGGAGGTCGCGAGGGTGAGCGCGGACTGGGTCATCGCCCGGTCCGGGGGCGACGCCGGGGTCGTCCTCTTCACCGATGACTCCATTCCGTTCGCCCGCAACAAGTCCGATCTGATCAAACGGGAGCTCGCGACCTGCCCCGGGGTGACGCTGCTGGCGACCGAGAACATCCCGATCCCGGACGCGAGTCAGCGCACCCCGCGGGAGGTCTCCTCCCTGGTGTTTCGTTTCCGGGGCCGGTGGACCCACTCCGTCGCGATCAACGACCTCTACTTCGCCGACGCCGCCCCGGCGCTGCAGGCCGCCGGACGCCCCGGCGAGGGACCGCCCTTCAACATCGGCGCGGGCGACGGCGATCCTTCCGCCTTCCAGCGCATCAACAGCCGGCGTTTCCAGGCCGCCACCGTCCCCGAACCGCTGACCCAGCAGGGGTGGCAGATCATCGACGAGCTCAACCGCGCCTTCGCCGGACGGCCCGCCAGCGGCTACGTCGCACCCGCTCACGTGGTGACGGCCGAGAACAGCGGCGGGGCCACGTCCTGGGACCCCCGGGGCTACCAAGAGGCGTACCAGAGCATCTGGCGGGGGGAGTGACCCAGTTGGCCCGCTCACTCGCCGTCCCCCGGGGCGCCGCCCGCTGACATACGCCACAGGCATCCGCCTCACGCCACCCCGCCGATGCAGGCGACCAGGAGCGCGACGTCGTCGTCGGCCGCCGCCGGAACGAGGTGGGTGATCAGCGAGTCGCACAGGTGGTCCAGCTGCCGCTGCGGATCCGCGAGCAGCCGCGTCAGCTCGGCGAGCCGCTCGTCGAGGTCGCTGCCCCGGGCTTCGATCAGTCCGTCGGTGTAGAGCACGAGGAGGCTGCCGGGAGGCACGTCGATCTCGGTGGGAGTGAAGGCGACGCCCCCGACCCCC contains these protein-coding regions:
- a CDS encoding substrate-binding domain-containing protein, which encodes MYSHRTGVLAAAALWAAAATLVAGCGGDSSRTSAAASPPAAGCPAALVRAKEAVGRAERTGLSWDGPTTGPRAVPDKTIVYVAQTMTNPGVAGVAKGVREAAAAIGWQIRVIDGDGTPAGIQAAFSQAVTLKPSGIVIGGFDPLLTAQQTARAAAAGIALIGWHAVDSPGPSTNPRLFTNITTKVEEVARVSADWVIARSGGDAGVVLFTDDSIPFARNKSDLIKRELATCPGVTLLATENIPIPDASQRTPREVSSLVFRFRGRWTHSVAINDLYFADAAPALQAAGRPGEGPPFNIGAGDGDPSAFQRINSRRFQAATVPEPLTQQGWQIIDELNRAFAGRPASGYVAPAHVVTAENSGGATSWDPRGYQEAYQSIWRGE